The Urbifossiella limnaea nucleotide sequence GTCGATCCGCCGGCTGGAGGTGCAGATCCGCGACGCCGCCGGCAAGCTCGGCCCCGACCCGGCCGAGATCGTCGTCACCGGCGACGGCGACTTCCACGGCCTGCACGCCCAACTCGACCAGCTCGCGGGGCGGATCGAGGAGGCGGTGCAGACCATCCAGCAGCGCGACCGCGAGGTGCTCCGGGCCGAGCAGCTGGCGGCCGTCGGCCAGCTCGCCGCCGGCGTGGCCCACGAGATCCGCAACCCGCTCACGTCGATCAAGATGCTCGTCCAGGCCGGGCTCGAGGACGGCGGCGGCCTCACCGCCGCCGACATGCGCGTCATCGAGGGCGAGGTCCGCCGCACCGAGCGGTCGCTGCAAACGTTCCTCGACTTCGCCCGCCCGCCGAAGCCGCGGCGGGAGCGGTTCGACCTCACCGCCCTGGTCGGCGGCGTCGTCGAGCTGATCCGCGGCCGGGCCGTGAAGCAGCGCGTCGCCGTGGCCGTGGACACGCCGCCGGCGGTGACCCTGACCGGCGACGTGGAGCAGTTCCGGCAGGTGCTGGTGAACCTGTGCCTGAACGCCCTCGACGCCATGCCGACCGGCGGCCGCCTGACGGTGGCGGTGCGGCCGCGGCCGGGCCGCGTCGAGGTGTCCGTCGACGACACCGGGCCGGGCATCCCGCGGGAGATTCTGCCGCGGCTGTTCGAGCCGTTCGTCAGCTCGAAGGACACCGGCCTGGGGCTGGGGCTGGTCATCTCGCGGCGGATCGCCGAAGATCACGGCGGGACGATCCTGGCGTCCAACCTCCCCGGCGGCGGGGCCGGGTTCCTCGTCACCGTCCCCACCACCCTCCCGGCGAGACCCGATGCCGACCCTCCTGGTCGTTGACGACGAGGCGAGCATCCAGCACGCCTTCCAGCGCGCCTTCCGCGACGCCGACGTCACCCTGCGCACCGCCACCACCGCCGCCGAGGCCGTCGCCGCCCTGGAGGCCGACCCGCCCGACGCCGTCGTCCTCGACGTGAACCTCCCCGACGCCTCCGGGCTCGACACGTTCCACCGCCTCCGCAAGGTCGACGCCCGCGTGCCGATCATCCTCGTCACCGGCCACGGCACCGCCGACCTGGCCATCGAGGCCATGAAGGAAGGCGCCTTCGAGTACCTCCTGAAGCCGCTCGAACTCGCCGAGCTGCGCGACCTCATCGGGCGGGCCGTGCGCTCCAGCCGGCTCATGCGCGTGCCCGCGGCGATGCCCGAGGTCGAACCCGCGCCGGCCACCGGCGACCTGCTCCTGGGCCGCTGCCCGGCCATGCAGGAGGTGTACAAGGCCATCGGCCGCGTCGCCCGGCAGGACGTGACGGTGCTCCTCCTCGGCGAGAGCGGCACCGGCAAGGAGCTGGTGGCCCGCGCCATCTACCAGCACAGCAACCGGGCCGAGCGGCCGTTCCTGGCGGTGAACTGCGCGGCCATCCCCGAGACGCTGCTGGAGAGCGAGCTGTTCGGCCACGAGAAGGGGGCGTTCACCGGGGCCGACCGGAAGCGGATCGGCAAGTTCGAGCAGGCCACCGGCGGCACCATCTTCCTCGACGAGATCGGCGACATGTCGCCGCTGACGCAGGCGAAGGTGCTGCGGCTGATCCAGGAGCAGCGGTTCGAGCGCGTCGGCGGCACCGAGACCGTGCAGACCGACGTGCGCCTCGTCGCCGCGACCAACTCCGACCTGGAGAAACTGGTCGAGGCCGGGCAGTTCCGCAAGGACCTGTACTTCCGGCTGAACGTGTTCACCATCCGCCTGCCGCCGCTGGGCGAGCGCGGCGACGACGTGGTGCTGTTGGTCGAGCACTACCTGCGGCGGTTCGGCCGCGACCTGGGGAAGCCGGTGGCGCAGCTGGCCCCGGAGGCGCTGGCGGCGCTGCGGGCGTACCAGTGGCCGGGGAACGTCCGCGAGCTGCAGAGCGTGCTGAAGCAGGCGCTGCTGCGGATGCGCGGGTCGGTGCTGGCCGCCGACTACCTGCCGCCGCACGTCCTCGGCCTGCCG carries:
- a CDS encoding sensor histidine kinase; its protein translation is MPGFRLRYLGPVVLTTLCLVSLCGITAVSLFYQQAAVTRVLREEFTSRKAASDLRGTLNVLIALETNHVETVSDLHARAQAQIAQTRRHADTPSEQSLTDRMGDGFGQYLHLWQTLPPPAAADHEARVADATRFLEAHVLLPCRELEEYNDSRVEEAVREHEQTLRNMVWGLATVAGLGGFAGVVLGFGVARGLSRSIRRLEVQIRDAAGKLGPDPAEIVVTGDGDFHGLHAQLDQLAGRIEEAVQTIQQRDREVLRAEQLAAVGQLAAGVAHEIRNPLTSIKMLVQAGLEDGGGLTAADMRVIEGEVRRTERSLQTFLDFARPPKPRRERFDLTALVGGVVELIRGRAVKQRVAVAVDTPPAVTLTGDVEQFRQVLVNLCLNALDAMPTGGRLTVAVRPRPGRVEVSVDDTGPGIPREILPRLFEPFVSSKDTGLGLGLVISRRIAEDHGGTILASNLPGGGAGFLVTVPTTLPARPDADPPGR
- a CDS encoding sigma-54-dependent transcriptional regulator → MPTLLVVDDEASIQHAFQRAFRDADVTLRTATTAAEAVAALEADPPDAVVLDVNLPDASGLDTFHRLRKVDARVPIILVTGHGTADLAIEAMKEGAFEYLLKPLELAELRDLIGRAVRSSRLMRVPAAMPEVEPAPATGDLLLGRCPAMQEVYKAIGRVARQDVTVLLLGESGTGKELVARAIYQHSNRAERPFLAVNCAAIPETLLESELFGHEKGAFTGADRKRIGKFEQATGGTIFLDEIGDMSPLTQAKVLRLIQEQRFERVGGTETVQTDVRLVAATNSDLEKLVEAGQFRKDLYFRLNVFTIRLPPLGERGDDVVLLVEHYLRRFGRDLGKPVAQLAPEALAALRAYQWPGNVRELQSVLKQALLRMRGSVLAADYLPPHVLGLPPTAAPAGAAFDWDAFVADRIAAGSEELYAEAVERMEREVLVRVLRHTGGNQLQAAKILGITRGSLRTKIRALGITINREVWSDDDQGEG